Proteins encoded together in one Triticum dicoccoides isolate Atlit2015 ecotype Zavitan chromosome 7B, WEW_v2.0, whole genome shotgun sequence window:
- the LOC119339131 gene encoding exocyst complex component EXO70B1-like has product MSAAPPPPPESAATSAGGGGGSDSDKVLAAAQHIVKSLATSKNAADDMIRILSGFDNRLSSITADLFPSPDLSSAAESPEISISSAAAFDAAEQLILLWDATPEALVFEAHEDDIAQYLTAVDVAVEHLARGGAGAGRAGVAVQLAMARLEEELRHHMVRHAVPLDPTGLCFSLRRLSLGSFDDLDFDAATPHSVDATPETARGGPLVSPFDDHAFDPVRPEAVDDLRAIADRMARAGYARELADAYCNIRRDLLDEYLSVLGVERLSIDEVQRVEWKQLNDKMKKWVQGVKTVVRVLLAGERRLCDQVLAVSDELREECFVESTKGCIMQILNFGDAVAVCPRSPEKLSRILDMYEALAEVVPEMKDLCLGSSGDGVISDVQAILDRLGEAVRGTLFEFGKVLQQESSRRAMTAGEIHPMTRYVMNYLRLLVVYSETLDGLLDDDGDESNALERPEDKDQDTEHLESMAPLGRRLLKLMCYLEANLEDKSKLYEDAALECIFSMNNLLYIVQKVKDSELGKILGDHWVRRRSGKIRQYSKSYLRISWMKTLSYLRDDVHGSGSGSGSGSGSGHSGSRMSIKEKFKNFNLSFEEIYRNQTLWKVPDPQLREELKISISENVIPAYRAFLGRYGSQVDGGRNSGKYIKYTPEDLEGQLSDLFEGSPGSANHSRRRT; this is encoded by the coding sequence ATGTCGGCGGCGCCCCCGCCGCCCCCGGAATCGGCCGCTAccagcgccggcggcggcggcggcagcgacagCGACAAGGTCCTCGCCGCCGCGCAGCATATCGTCAAGTCCCTGGCCACCTCCAAGAACGCCGCCGACGACATGATCCGCATCCTCTCCGGCTTCGACAACCGCCTCTCCTCCATCACCGCCGACCTGTTCCCCTCCCCCGACCTCTCCTCCGCCGCGGAGTCGCCCGAGATCTCCATCTCCTCCGCGGCCGCCTTCGACGCCGCCGAGCAGCTCATCCTGCTCTGGGACGCCACCCCCGAGGCCCTCGTCTTCGAGGCCCACGAGGACGACATCGCGCAGTACCTCACCGCCGTCGACGTCGCCGTCGAGCACCTCGCGCGCGGCGGCGCGGGCGCCGGCCGCGCCGGCGTCGCCGTCCAGCTCGCCATGGCCCGCCTCGAGGAGGAGCTCCGCCACCACATGGTCCGCCACGCCGTGCCGCTGGACCCCACGGGCCTCTGCTTCTCTCTCCGCCGCCTCTCGCTCGGATCCTTCGACgacctcgacttcgacgccgccacgCCGCACAGCGTCGACGCCACGCCGGAGACCGCGCGCGGCGGGCCCCTGGTGAGCCCGTTCGACGACCACGCGTTCGACCCCGTGCGCCCTGAGGCCGTCGACGACCTGCGGGCCATCGCCGACCGGATGGCGCGTGCGGGGTACGCACGCGAGCTAGCCGATGCCTACTGCAACATCCGGCGCGACCTGCTCGACGAATACCTCTCCGTGCTGGGCGTCGAGCGCCTCAGCATCGACGAGGTGCAGCGCGTGGAGTGGAAGCAGCTCAACGACAAGATGAAGAAGTGGGTGCAAGGGGTTAAGACGGTTGTGCGTGTGCTGCTTGCTGGTGAGCGTCGCCTCTGTGACCAGGTGCTCGCTGTGTCCGACGAGCTCAGGGAGGAGTGCTTCGTCGAGTCCACCAAAGGATgcattatgcagattctaaattttGGGGACGCCGTGGCTGTGTGCCCCCGCTCGCCCGAGAAGCTCTCACGGATTCTTGATATGTATGAGGCACTTGCCGAGGTAGTCCCTGAAATGAAGGATTTGTGCCTCGGAAGTTCCGGTGATGGTGTAATCAGTGATGTTCAAGCAATTCTTGATAGGCTCGGCGAAGCCGTGAGGGGTACCCTTTTTGAGTTTGGGAAAGTTCTGCAGCAAGAGTCATCGCGGAGGGCGATGACGGCTGGTGAGATCCACCCAATGACACGGTATGTCATGAACTATTTGAGGCTGTTGGTCGTTTATAGTGAGACACTTGATGGCCTCttggatgatgatggcgatgagagCAATGCTTTGGAAAGACCTGAGGATAAGGATCAGGATACGGAACACTTAGAGAGTATGGCCCCTCTTGGAAGGCGTCTTCTGAAGCTGATGTGTTATTTGGAGGCCAATTTGGAGGACAAGTCTAAGCTATATGAAGATGCTGCCCTGGAGTGCATATTTTCCATGAACAATTTGCTCTACATTGTTCAGAAGGTGAAGGATTCTGAGCTTGGGAAGATTTTAGGTGATCATTGGGTAAGAAGGCGCAGCGGGAAGATTCGGCAGTACTCAAAGAGCTACCTAAGGATTTCTTGGATGAAGACTTTGTCTTATCTGAGGGACGATGTACATGGGAGTGGGAGTGGGAGCGGCAGTGGTAGTGGCAGTGGACATTCAGGTTCTAGGATGTCCATCAAGGAGAAGTTCAAGAACTTCAACTTGTCCTTTGAGGAAATTTACAGGAACCAGACACTCTGGAAGGTTCCAGATCCTCAGCTCCGAGAAGAGCTGAAGATATCTATATCTGAGAATGTGATTCCGGCATATCGTGCTTTTTTGGGAAGATATGGTAGTCAAGTGGATGGGGGCAGAAACTCGGGAAAGTATATAAAGTACACCCCAGAGGACCTGGAGGGTCAATTGTCTGATTTATTTGAGGGCTCACCAGGGTCTGCCAACCACTCTAGGCGAAGAACATAG